Proteins encoded within one genomic window of Halocatena marina:
- a CDS encoding hydantoinase/oxoprolinase family protein, translated as MTNSPTSDWLAVDIGGTFVDAITFDRESGNINIEKAATTPTDPTQGVLNSSERVDASLENTTAFVHGTTLGLNAVLERKGARTGIITNTGFRDVYEIGRTNLERSAMYDINYEKPESLVPRRRCKEVPGRLNADGDVIDELDESAVIQAADELVTDHGIEAIAVCFLHSYQNDDHEVRAAELIRETFPAVSVSVSSDITGEYREYERTSTAVLDAYIKPIFGSYVEKLAGALGERGFDGSFFVTRSGGGTFTADSATTAPVHTILSGPAGGLIGASNVGEVLGREDLITVDMGGTSLDACVIEGGSPVVEYTASLEHQPMMIPVYDIRTIGAGGGSIAWLDGSLLKVGPQSAGADPGPICYGKGGEQPTVTDAALALHYIDPDAFLGGDMELDYDGAIDGLQRELADPLDSSVDAVSKGVLDVTLANTIGTIREITVEKGLDPRDFSTVAYGGAGPLFVPLLGREMGLNEVIVPQAPSVFSAWGMLMADIVYDFSQTHITVLDDVDLNTLETSFRKLEADARETIENEGIAPGDQRYERSIEMRYFGQEHTVEVEAAGIDSIDTLADRFKRDHKTRYGHTMDDPVEAVHLRVRAIGESDNPELEQKEPRGAPLEPETTREAYCFAVDSYEQFDVYRREQLAPNDEISGPAIITEATTTTVFHSDQQATIDDYGHILITGGDA; from the coding sequence ATGACAAATTCTCCCACATCAGACTGGCTCGCGGTCGACATCGGTGGTACCTTTGTCGATGCCATCACGTTCGACCGCGAGTCAGGCAATATTAACATAGAAAAAGCAGCTACAACACCAACCGATCCGACGCAGGGTGTACTGAATTCAAGTGAGAGAGTGGACGCCAGCTTGGAGAATACAACGGCGTTCGTCCACGGAACAACACTCGGACTCAACGCCGTACTTGAACGCAAGGGTGCTCGAACAGGGATCATTACGAACACCGGATTTAGAGACGTCTACGAAATCGGCCGCACCAATCTCGAACGGTCGGCAATGTACGACATCAACTACGAGAAGCCCGAATCTCTCGTACCTCGACGGCGGTGCAAGGAGGTCCCTGGTCGCCTCAACGCCGATGGTGACGTTATCGATGAACTCGATGAAAGCGCTGTTATCCAAGCAGCAGATGAACTCGTTACCGACCACGGGATCGAAGCGATCGCCGTGTGTTTCTTACACTCATATCAGAATGACGATCATGAAGTACGGGCAGCCGAACTGATCCGTGAAACTTTCCCAGCGGTCAGCGTTTCGGTATCGAGCGATATCACCGGTGAGTACCGAGAGTACGAACGGACGAGCACTGCCGTTCTCGACGCATATATCAAACCTATCTTCGGATCGTACGTCGAGAAGCTCGCTGGTGCGCTGGGAGAGCGAGGGTTCGATGGATCGTTCTTCGTGACTCGTTCTGGGGGAGGGACATTCACAGCTGATAGCGCGACGACAGCTCCGGTTCATACCATTCTCTCGGGACCCGCCGGCGGACTCATTGGCGCATCCAACGTCGGCGAAGTTCTCGGTCGTGAGGATCTCATCACTGTCGACATGGGTGGAACAAGCCTCGACGCCTGTGTTATCGAAGGAGGCTCTCCGGTCGTGGAGTACACTGCTTCACTCGAACACCAGCCCATGATGATTCCTGTCTACGATATCCGGACCATCGGTGCTGGGGGTGGTTCCATCGCGTGGCTCGACGGCTCCCTCCTGAAAGTCGGTCCACAGTCCGCGGGTGCCGATCCCGGCCCAATCTGTTATGGCAAAGGTGGCGAACAACCAACGGTCACCGACGCTGCGCTCGCGCTCCATTATATCGATCCCGATGCGTTTCTCGGTGGCGACATGGAACTCGACTACGACGGCGCAATCGATGGGCTCCAGCGCGAGCTTGCTGATCCACTCGATTCTAGTGTCGATGCTGTGAGCAAAGGCGTCCTTGATGTCACGCTCGCCAACACGATCGGTACGATTCGTGAGATTACCGTCGAGAAAGGGCTTGATCCACGCGACTTTTCGACCGTTGCCTACGGCGGTGCCGGTCCACTATTTGTCCCGCTGTTGGGGCGTGAGATGGGTCTCAACGAAGTCATCGTCCCGCAGGCACCGTCTGTCTTCTCTGCGTGGGGGATGCTGATGGCCGATATCGTCTATGACTTCTCACAGACACATATCACCGTTCTCGACGATGTCGATCTCAATACGTTAGAGACGTCCTTCAGGAAACTAGAAGCCGACGCTCGGGAGACCATCGAAAATGAGGGTATCGCGCCAGGTGACCAGCGGTATGAACGTTCCATCGAGATGCGGTACTTCGGTCAAGAGCACACCGTTGAGGTCGAGGCAGCGGGAATCGATTCGATCGATACGCTTGCAGACCGCTTCAAGCGAGATCATAAGACGCGATATGGGCACACGATGGATGATCCCGTCGAAGCAGTACACCTTCGCGTTCGTGCGATTGGAGAGAGTGACAATCCCGAGCTCGAACAGAAAGAGCCACGGGGTGCACCGCTCGAACCCGAAACTACCAGAGAGGCATACTGCTTTGCTGTGGACAGCTACGAGCAGTTCGACGTGTACCGACGCGAACAGCTCGCACCAAACGACGAAATATCTGGCCCGGCAATCATCACGGAAGCAACGACAACGACGGTTTTCCACTCAGATCAGCAGGCAACGATCGACGACTACGGTCATATTCTTATCACAGGGGGAGACGCATGA
- a CDS encoding ABC transporter substrate-binding protein: MTNENIKIDRRNVLKYAGAVGTVGLLAGCIGNQKQGENTTTDGGNEQGDTSFTYVTTLTPGSLDPMKGSDNLETIFTHNLYDPLLYYSNSTPPKLKSWLAKDWSVADDDRTYTLNLQENATFHNGDSVTAEDVKYSVQRMHDIKQGFSWMWSDILKPQNVTAVDETTVEMKTSKVFAPFPYTLPFLFVVNKNQIQQHAKDSGKFGTNGDYATSWLENNDAGSGPYKLTNRKRKQQVVLKKNSDWWGSFADGNVYETVTTEMVEEAATVAGKVKDGSADMSDRWLSLKQYSSLGNVDGVTVHAKATFNPLYIFMHNQREPLSDKNVRKAISYALDYNAVLNDVMSGESDHLVGPLPDAMWGHTADLPKYKHNFETARKHLDKSNFSAGDIDLTYTYVTGLSVEKNVGLLLQKNLDKIGINLEIQKAPWSKITSMASKKSSTPDMLAIYLSFSYVDPDTFLYPAWHSNSHGSWTSASWYENKKVDQLLTKGRQTTGKKNRIPIYKNAQRLIAEDAPALFVMNKATRNALKKDVQGFNDNGIAGYRQTYHWFTKS, from the coding sequence ATGACAAATGAAAACATCAAGATCGACAGAAGAAATGTCTTAAAATATGCCGGCGCGGTTGGAACAGTTGGTTTGCTTGCTGGTTGCATCGGCAACCAAAAGCAAGGAGAAAATACCACGACAGATGGGGGAAATGAGCAAGGAGACACTAGCTTCACCTACGTTACAACCCTGACGCCTGGTTCTCTCGATCCGATGAAAGGATCAGACAATCTTGAGACGATCTTCACTCACAATCTCTATGATCCACTTCTCTACTATAGCAATTCGACACCCCCAAAACTCAAATCGTGGCTCGCAAAGGACTGGTCGGTCGCTGACGACGATCGGACGTACACGCTCAACCTTCAGGAAAATGCCACGTTCCACAATGGCGATTCTGTGACAGCCGAGGACGTGAAGTACTCCGTCCAACGCATGCACGACATCAAACAAGGATTCTCGTGGATGTGGTCTGATATTCTCAAGCCACAGAACGTGACAGCGGTTGATGAGACAACCGTGGAGATGAAAACCTCGAAGGTGTTTGCCCCGTTCCCATACACACTTCCGTTTCTCTTCGTCGTCAATAAAAATCAGATACAACAACACGCCAAAGACAGCGGAAAGTTTGGCACGAATGGTGATTACGCCACTTCGTGGTTGGAAAACAACGATGCAGGGAGCGGCCCATACAAACTCACCAACCGGAAGCGAAAGCAGCAGGTCGTCCTCAAAAAGAACAGCGACTGGTGGGGTTCGTTCGCTGACGGCAACGTCTATGAGACAGTAACGACTGAAATGGTCGAAGAGGCCGCAACGGTCGCTGGGAAGGTGAAAGATGGATCTGCTGATATGTCTGATCGGTGGCTGTCACTCAAGCAGTATTCGTCGCTCGGCAATGTCGATGGCGTAACTGTCCACGCGAAAGCAACGTTCAACCCGCTCTATATATTCATGCACAACCAGCGTGAACCGCTGTCGGATAAGAACGTTCGAAAGGCAATCTCGTACGCGCTCGACTACAATGCGGTACTCAACGATGTCATGAGCGGAGAGTCAGACCACCTCGTTGGTCCGCTTCCTGATGCGATGTGGGGCCACACTGCTGATCTACCGAAATACAAGCACAACTTCGAGACGGCACGAAAGCACCTCGATAAATCCAATTTCTCCGCTGGAGATATCGACCTCACCTACACATACGTCACTGGTCTTTCTGTTGAGAAGAACGTCGGACTGCTCCTCCAGAAAAACCTGGACAAGATTGGAATCAATCTCGAGATCCAGAAAGCTCCGTGGTCGAAAATCACATCGATGGCGAGCAAAAAGAGCTCGACACCGGATATGCTTGCTATCTACCTCTCATTCAGTTACGTAGACCCGGATACGTTTCTCTACCCAGCATGGCACAGCAACTCTCACGGCTCGTGGACTAGTGCCTCGTGGTATGAAAATAAAAAGGTCGATCAACTCCTCACCAAAGGACGTCAGACGACGGGGAAGAAAAATCGGATTCCGATTTACAAAAACGCACAGCGACTCATCGCGGAGGACGCACCGGCTCTGTTTGTGATGAATAAGGCGACGCGCAATGCTCTCAAGAAAGACGTTCAGGGCTTCAACGACAACGGCATCGCCGGTTACAGGCAGACGTACCACTGGTTCACTAAATCGTAA
- a CDS encoding ABC transporter permease: MEYRDYLLRRALSTIPMFVGLSVLIFTLARVIPGKPARLALGARATDEAVRQLRQQMGLNEPIWIQYFDYMGGMLHGDFGQSLVTNRNVATDIVRFFPATFELTTVAMGIAIVFGVPLGVIAGQNKDLTEDNLSRLISFFNVSLPPFWAGILLQLVFAFSLGWLPATGRLGDIEYVPVQVTGLLLVDSVLALNFETFASALRHLLLPAITLSLAPMADIARMTRSNFIEEFQQDYVEGLRTHGIPERLIAYKYVLRTSFASTLTIIGLDYGFLLGSGFVVEIVFSWPGLASYGVTAILEKDINAIVGVTLVIGAAFLTINLLVDVLYGVFDPRVWHSGESE; the protein is encoded by the coding sequence ATGGAATATCGAGATTATTTGCTGCGTCGTGCCCTCTCGACGATCCCGATGTTCGTCGGGCTGTCAGTGCTCATTTTCACGCTCGCGCGGGTCATCCCGGGCAAGCCTGCACGGTTGGCGTTGGGGGCGCGAGCCACTGACGAGGCCGTCAGACAGCTCCGTCAACAGATGGGACTCAACGAGCCGATTTGGATCCAGTATTTCGACTACATGGGAGGGATGCTTCACGGTGACTTCGGTCAGTCGCTTGTGACCAACCGGAACGTTGCGACTGACATTGTCCGGTTCTTTCCGGCAACGTTCGAGCTAACGACGGTTGCGATGGGTATTGCGATCGTGTTTGGCGTCCCGCTCGGCGTCATCGCCGGTCAGAACAAGGACTTGACTGAGGACAATCTTAGTCGTCTCATCTCGTTTTTCAACGTCTCACTGCCTCCGTTCTGGGCGGGGATCTTGCTCCAACTCGTCTTTGCGTTCTCTCTCGGGTGGCTCCCGGCAACGGGTCGCCTCGGTGATATCGAATACGTTCCAGTTCAAGTGACTGGCCTCTTGTTAGTCGACAGCGTATTGGCATTGAATTTCGAGACGTTCGCCAGTGCGTTGCGACACCTGCTGCTTCCAGCGATCACGCTTTCGCTCGCACCGATGGCTGACATCGCACGGATGACTCGCTCGAACTTCATCGAAGAGTTCCAGCAAGACTACGTAGAGGGACTCAGGACCCACGGCATCCCCGAGCGACTCATCGCGTATAAGTACGTTCTCCGAACGTCGTTCGCATCGACACTGACGATCATCGGACTCGATTACGGATTTCTACTCGGCTCCGGATTCGTCGTCGAAATCGTGTTTTCGTGGCCAGGATTAGCGTCGTACGGCGTGACGGCCATCCTCGAAAAAGATATCAACGCTATCGTCGGCGTTACCCTCGTTATTGGCGCTGCGTTTCTCACGATCAATCTTCTTGTCGATGTCCTGTACGGTGTCTTTGACCCGCGTGTCTGGCACAGTGGTGAAAGCGAATGA
- a CDS encoding ABC transporter permease, translated as MNNEQSTQSVASQRERLGRIAYRFRQNPLSVLGLAIIIALVLVAVFAPVIAPSPRDAGYQGHPEVHFSEKYQSPSLEYLFGTDGAGRDIFSRTIFGLRLSLWIGVVVLTLAVLVGVPVGLIAGYVGGIPGAALMRITDVFLSVPPLVLALGVSVALKANLTNAMIAIAAVWWPWYARLTYGEVVAIKTEEFVEASRGIGASSFRTIFREILPNVIAPITVKISLDMGYAILVAAALGFIGLGAQPPTPELGTMVSQGRNNLPEVWWHSTFPGLAIFVTVLGFNFLGDGLRDMFDVEVQ; from the coding sequence ATGAACAACGAACAATCGACACAGTCAGTTGCGTCTCAGCGTGAGCGTCTTGGCCGGATCGCCTACCGATTTCGACAGAATCCGTTGTCGGTGCTCGGTCTTGCCATCATCATCGCCCTCGTGCTCGTCGCAGTATTCGCTCCTGTAATCGCACCGTCTCCCCGAGATGCGGGCTATCAGGGTCATCCGGAGGTTCACTTCTCTGAAAAGTATCAATCACCGAGTCTCGAATATCTGTTTGGGACAGATGGGGCAGGACGGGACATCTTCTCTCGTACCATCTTTGGCCTGCGTCTGTCACTTTGGATTGGTGTCGTCGTACTCACACTCGCTGTCCTCGTTGGCGTACCAGTCGGACTCATTGCAGGCTACGTCGGTGGTATTCCCGGAGCGGCCCTAATGCGTATCACCGATGTGTTTCTGTCGGTGCCGCCGCTCGTCCTCGCACTCGGGGTGAGTGTCGCCTTGAAAGCGAATCTCACAAACGCCATGATTGCCATCGCTGCTGTTTGGTGGCCGTGGTATGCACGCCTCACGTACGGTGAAGTCGTCGCAATCAAAACAGAAGAGTTCGTGGAAGCGAGTCGCGGTATCGGTGCCAGCTCATTCCGGACGATCTTCCGCGAGATACTCCCGAATGTTATCGCACCAATCACCGTGAAAATCAGCCTCGACATGGGGTATGCAATTCTCGTGGCTGCCGCGCTTGGCTTCATTGGCTTGGGTGCTCAGCCTCCGACACCGGAGTTAGGAACCATGGTCAGTCAGGGCCGTAACAATCTGCCAGAGGTGTGGTGGCACTCGACGTTCCCAGGCTTGGCCATTTTCGTCACTGTCCTCGGGTTCAACTTCCTCGGTGATGGGCTTCGAGACATGTTCGATGTGGAGGTACAGTAA
- a CDS encoding ABC transporter ATP-binding protein, translated as MTDPVLKVEDLRVQFDDYEGTHHVLDGVDITVNENETVALVGESGCGKSVTAKAIMGTLPTPPGEIVDGSIYYRGTDLLQDGAAKRTKRQEMSMIFQNPMTYLSPVYTVGSMMADVATYSDRDSVSWWEIFRNILGQRRADGELRERCIDLFEQLQISDPEGILDMYPVELSGGMRQRVIIALALINDPQFLIADEPTTALDVTVQDQILTLLKERIQARNLSMLYITHNLGVAREIADRVYIMYAGEIAEVADTDELFEAPLHPYSQGLLDSIPKLTGFESTGIEGQIPDYTDPPDGCRFHPRCPFSLPGTCDTGDLSAREIGDNRTVACHLYDDGMAVEEAVAVTASEDDGFVSEVSNDD; from the coding sequence ATGACCGATCCTGTCTTGAAAGTCGAGGATCTTCGCGTGCAGTTCGACGACTACGAGGGAACCCATCACGTATTAGATGGTGTCGATATCACCGTTAACGAGAACGAGACTGTCGCGCTCGTCGGCGAATCTGGCTGTGGAAAAAGCGTCACCGCAAAGGCAATCATGGGAACACTACCGACCCCGCCAGGCGAGATCGTTGACGGGAGCATCTATTATCGAGGTACTGATCTGTTGCAGGATGGAGCCGCTAAACGTACCAAGCGTCAGGAGATGAGTATGATCTTCCAGAATCCGATGACCTACCTTAGTCCAGTCTACACCGTTGGGTCGATGATGGCGGATGTTGCGACTTACAGCGACCGTGACAGCGTCTCGTGGTGGGAGATCTTCCGGAATATTCTGGGTCAGCGTCGTGCTGATGGAGAGCTTCGAGAACGCTGTATCGACCTATTCGAACAGCTCCAAATCTCGGATCCAGAAGGGATCCTCGACATGTATCCGGTTGAGCTGTCGGGTGGGATGCGCCAACGCGTCATTATCGCGCTCGCGCTCATCAATGACCCACAATTCCTCATCGCCGACGAGCCGACGACTGCACTCGACGTGACCGTGCAAGATCAGATACTGACGCTTCTCAAAGAGCGGATCCAAGCGCGGAATCTTTCGATGCTGTACATCACACACAACCTCGGCGTGGCCCGTGAGATTGCCGACCGGGTGTACATCATGTACGCAGGCGAGATAGCGGAAGTCGCAGACACTGACGAACTGTTCGAAGCCCCATTGCATCCGTACTCGCAGGGATTGCTCGACAGCATTCCGAAGCTCACAGGTTTCGAGAGCACCGGAATCGAGGGACAGATTCCGGATTACACGGACCCACCGGACGGTTGTCGGTTCCATCCACGCTGTCCCTTCTCTCTGCCGGGGACCTGTGATACCGGTGATCTCTCAGCCCGCGAAATCGGTGACAACCGCACTGTCGCTTGTCATCTCTACGACGACGGGATGGCTGTCGAGGAAGCCGTGGCTGTCACTGCGTCTGAAGATGATGGATTCGTATCGGAGGTGAGTAACGATGACTGA
- a CDS encoding ABC transporter ATP-binding protein — MTDSQQGGSAGTTEQSTSRSASDSLLTVRNLKKHYPVRSGLFNRIQQHVKAVDGVSFDIERGETFAVVGESGCGKTTLGKTLARLYSPTEGEIRFDGQDIASLSERQLKSVRRNIQVVYQDPSSSLNPRRRIEDIIAEPLVVHEVGTKDERKKRVAELLRRVDLPVEFKHRYPSALSGGQKQRVAVARAVALEPKFIVLDEPTSALDVSVQAKIISLLDELQTELELTYLIISHDLSLVKNIADRIGVMYLGQLMEVADSEKLFKNPLNPYTEKLLSAIPTVYETEEALKPPTVDIEGETPNPANPPSGCPFHPRCHRQFEPCDEIHPDLIEADDEHAVRCLLYPSEKDVEVRNQLPSDTELADIRTD, encoded by the coding sequence ATGACTGACAGTCAGCAGGGTGGTTCGGCTGGTACGACGGAACAATCAACCAGCAGGAGCGCGAGTGATTCGCTCCTGACGGTCCGGAATCTGAAAAAGCACTACCCAGTCAGGAGTGGCCTGTTCAATCGGATTCAACAGCACGTGAAGGCCGTCGACGGCGTCAGCTTCGATATCGAACGTGGCGAAACGTTCGCCGTCGTTGGCGAATCTGGCTGTGGAAAGACAACGCTTGGAAAGACCCTAGCACGACTTTACTCGCCGACAGAGGGCGAGATCAGGTTTGACGGACAGGATATCGCGTCCTTGAGCGAACGACAGCTCAAATCAGTCCGGCGAAACATTCAGGTCGTCTATCAGGACCCGTCGTCTTCGCTCAATCCACGACGGCGCATCGAGGACATCATCGCCGAGCCACTCGTTGTCCACGAGGTTGGGACGAAAGACGAACGCAAAAAACGAGTTGCAGAGCTGTTGCGACGCGTCGATCTCCCAGTCGAGTTCAAGCACCGCTATCCAAGCGCGCTTTCGGGAGGGCAGAAACAGCGCGTAGCAGTCGCCCGCGCGGTGGCTCTCGAACCGAAGTTCATCGTTCTCGACGAGCCGACAAGCGCGCTCGATGTCAGCGTTCAGGCAAAGATCATCTCACTGTTGGACGAACTCCAAACGGAGTTGGAACTGACGTATCTGATCATCAGCCACGATCTAAGTTTGGTGAAGAACATCGCTGACCGCATCGGCGTCATGTACCTCGGCCAGCTCATGGAGGTCGCGGATAGCGAAAAACTCTTCAAGAATCCACTGAACCCGTACACTGAAAAACTCCTTTCCGCGATTCCGACGGTCTACGAAACTGAGGAAGCGCTCAAACCCCCAACGGTTGACATCGAGGGTGAAACTCCGAATCCTGCAAACCCACCAAGTGGATGTCCGTTCCACCCGCGGTGTCACAGACAATTCGAGCCGTGTGATGAGATACATCCAGATCTGATCGAAGCTGACGACGAGCACGCAGTCCGGTGTCTCTTATACCCAAGCGAAAAGGATGTTGAAGTCCGGAATCAGCTCCCGTCCGATACGGAACTCGCGGATATCCGTACCGACTGA
- a CDS encoding Lrp/AsnC family transcriptional regulator: MDESEGTDDSSTWVKDTKAQHILKRDIDETDYRIYKALNDDGRMSDTELGKRVGLSRTAARRRRKKLQDKGIIDIISVIVLQEAELAHADVRVEFTPEASHSEIQSFISYLMDEELIYEIDEYMGKFDLLVRVSHVSLSDLKSYLREELQESSIIASYETTPVTKTFKAWNKQLDSFGDDESEDPSDANDGS, translated from the coding sequence ATGGACGAAAGTGAGGGCACTGACGACAGTTCCACATGGGTGAAGGATACGAAGGCCCAACACATATTGAAGCGTGATATTGACGAGACTGATTATCGGATCTATAAGGCGCTTAACGATGATGGTCGTATGTCCGATACAGAACTTGGAAAGCGCGTCGGACTCTCACGAACTGCGGCCCGCCGTCGTCGAAAAAAGCTACAAGACAAAGGTATCATCGATATCATCTCCGTCATTGTGCTACAGGAGGCCGAACTAGCTCATGCGGATGTTCGTGTCGAGTTCACGCCAGAGGCAAGCCACAGTGAAATCCAATCATTTATCAGTTATTTGATGGATGAAGAACTAATCTACGAGATTGATGAGTACATGGGCAAATTCGACTTGCTTGTCCGCGTTTCACACGTCTCTTTGAGCGATCTCAAAAGCTATCTCCGAGAAGAACTCCAAGAATCGTCAATCATCGCCTCCTACGAAACAACACCGGTGACGAAGACCTTCAAAGCGTGGAATAAACAGCTCGATAGCTTCGGAGACGACGAGAGTGAAGACCCATCCGACGCCAACGACGGTTCATAG
- a CDS encoding sulfite exporter TauE/SafE family protein, whose product MIAVSPLHVGGITSAANVELAIFFLIGLLGGAHCLGMCGPLVTMYSERMQSPDRENMLTIFEVRQHALFNLGRTVSYAAIGGAFGLFGALVFDTSSIVSTIGTVVRATTGVVVGIAILIVGVRYVFGYHGGEGLFGGGGISRLFRRLSTRVDEWSSGFGIVGLGLVHGILPCPLLYPAFLYAFARGSPIGGALSLGVLGLGTFPTLFFYGTLVQSISPTHRERLHRALGIAFLIMGWMPLSHGLELFGIHVPHVEPPIYQPLTP is encoded by the coding sequence ATGATAGCGGTGTCGCCGCTACACGTGGGTGGCATCACATCGGCTGCGAACGTCGAACTCGCCATTTTCTTTCTGATCGGCCTTTTGGGAGGAGCTCACTGTCTGGGCATGTGTGGTCCGTTGGTGACCATGTACTCAGAACGAATGCAGTCGCCGGACCGCGAGAACATGCTTACGATCTTCGAGGTTCGGCAACATGCTCTGTTTAATCTTGGTCGTACTGTGAGTTATGCTGCTATTGGCGGCGCGTTCGGGCTGTTCGGCGCACTCGTCTTCGACACCTCTTCAATTGTGAGCACTATTGGGACCGTCGTTCGTGCAACAACCGGGGTCGTTGTCGGGATTGCAATTCTGATAGTTGGTGTCCGCTATGTGTTCGGTTATCACGGCGGTGAAGGACTCTTTGGCGGAGGAGGAATATCCCGACTCTTTCGACGACTCTCTACGCGAGTTGACGAGTGGTCGAGTGGTTTCGGAATCGTTGGACTCGGACTCGTACACGGAATCCTTCCTTGTCCACTACTCTATCCAGCCTTTTTGTACGCCTTCGCGCGTGGTTCACCGATCGGTGGTGCGCTGTCGCTTGGGGTACTTGGATTGGGAACCTTTCCGACGCTCTTTTTCTACGGCACGCTTGTCCAATCAATCTCACCAACACACCGCGAACGGCTCCATCGTGCCCTCGGTATCGCATTTCTCATTATGGGGTGGATGCCGCTCTCACACGGGCTCGAACTCTTTGGTATTCATGTTCCCCACGTCGAACCACCTATCTACCAGCCGTTGACTCCGTGA
- a CDS encoding iron transporter, producing the protein MSSVWDSETTIVPPNANLRVDVTKDGESIATKSLWPMLSQNMGYHFGDNIALSGDGTYTVTVHVGPLDVRRTGRLQEKYGEQASFSITFDYSQQQRDEIMFKQLSEKKGQKGAVDPMEMKMMPSTQLPQKDQLPGTLVGEATSGDGTFIVTKLDSSPAGIDKSGPYLAVSPRTPHNRYPLPFMSLSGTVKRGKQTIFDGPLTATLDPELNYHYGTSVERLQSGDTLALTVDVPPQVARHEGYEMAFFEMPPMELTL; encoded by the coding sequence ATGTCTAGTGTCTGGGATTCGGAGACCACCATCGTACCACCGAATGCGAATCTCAGAGTGGATGTCACTAAAGACGGTGAATCCATTGCTACGAAATCGTTGTGGCCAATGCTCTCTCAGAATATGGGCTATCACTTCGGGGACAACATAGCACTCTCCGGCGATGGGACCTACACTGTGACGGTTCATGTCGGTCCGCTCGATGTCCGCCGCACGGGTCGTCTCCAAGAAAAATACGGCGAGCAAGCCTCATTCTCGATTACCTTCGATTACAGCCAGCAACAACGGGACGAAATCATGTTCAAACAGCTCTCCGAGAAAAAAGGGCAGAAGGGAGCTGTTGACCCGATGGAGATGAAGATGATGCCATCAACGCAGCTACCGCAGAAAGATCAGCTTCCTGGTACCCTCGTTGGCGAAGCGACAAGCGGCGATGGAACGTTTATTGTGACGAAACTCGACTCATCCCCAGCAGGGATTGATAAATCGGGACCATATCTTGCGGTTTCGCCACGAACGCCACACAATCGGTATCCGCTGCCGTTCATGTCGCTTTCGGGGACGGTCAAGCGCGGAAAGCAGACTATCTTCGATGGGCCCCTGACTGCCACGCTTGATCCTGAACTCAACTACCACTACGGGACTTCGGTAGAACGTCTACAGTCGGGAGATACGCTTGCGCTCACGGTGGATGTTCCGCCACAAGTCGCTCGTCACGAGGGCTACGAAATGGCGTTCTTCGAGATGCCACCGATGGAACTGACACTGTAG
- a CDS encoding heme A synthase, whose product MVEQNVSKWVGRIDTTSIRYYHLSGAVLAGTYVLMLLGAYTSAIGAGLSCPDWPMCYGTLVPFLHPEIMNQTPYSAIQIFAEWAHRGVAMLVGIGIFGTAVVAHYLRKPPFVRWSVTIAVLLLPVQVIVGGLTVTEKLQPIIVTSHLGIATLILLFLCTTVVADVLSKTSC is encoded by the coding sequence ATGGTTGAACAGAACGTATCAAAGTGGGTCGGCCGGATCGATACCACTTCGATTCGGTACTATCATCTCTCGGGGGCAGTACTGGCAGGAACGTACGTTCTCATGTTATTAGGGGCGTACACGAGCGCGATCGGCGCTGGACTCTCCTGTCCAGACTGGCCGATGTGTTACGGGACGCTCGTTCCATTCTTACATCCTGAGATCATGAATCAGACTCCCTATTCTGCCATTCAGATTTTCGCAGAGTGGGCCCACCGTGGCGTTGCGATGCTGGTGGGAATCGGAATTTTCGGGACAGCAGTGGTTGCACACTACCTCCGGAAACCACCTTTCGTGCGGTGGTCTGTCACAATAGCCGTTCTCCTTCTCCCTGTTCAGGTGATTGTGGGAGGACTCACCGTCACCGAAAAGCTTCAGCCAATCATCGTTACGAGTCATCTCGGTATTGCAACACTCATCCTTCTGTTCCTGTGTACAACGGTGGTGGCCGACGTGCTGTCGAAAACCAGTTGTTGA